A genomic segment from Lates calcarifer isolate ASB-BC8 linkage group LG13, TLL_Latcal_v3, whole genome shotgun sequence encodes:
- the vps13a gene encoding vacuolar protein sorting-associated protein 13A isoform X1, translating into MVFESVVVDVLNRFLGDYVVNLDSSQLKLGIWGGDAILKNLEIKENALSQLDIPFKVRAGHIGRLELKIPWKNLYTQSVEATLDGVYLLIVPTASIKYDAEKEEKQLQEARQRELQRIEETKLKAAEQENPKLEKQDTFVEKLVTQVIKNLQVKISNIHVRYEDDVTNPNCPLSFGVSLKNLSLQTADKNWKPSLLDENSRLFFKLVRLDSLFAYWNVNSALFSNHSADEALRCLQSSMEIHSSLPASHDFIFRPISADAKLRMNPRSDVDFSSPKVDLMVNLSEVAIELNRPQYISILELLGSVDMMSRNLPYRKYRPMVHVHKNARIWWKYVITGILEVDVKPRLHMWSWQHIRRHRRTVKKYRELYKTKITSKKPSEELLKQLEEPEKTLDIFNITLARQQAEVEASKAGLRIYRPGLKMEEEESEGWFSWMWSWGGEAETQKKEVKTGGFDELLTPAEKAKLYTAIGYSEIAANPNLPKNFEDMKVNFHMERLSVSIKDNKDKNEIIRLTVGELQSTLTQRPGAQAIKLTAQLSLFEVTGLASKRPAPTLLSSRKAATGAGTPLLCILFETNPLDESANQRLHVESQPLEIIYDAITVNSMSAFFMPPDDLQLDELTNATLMKLEQFRDRTATGLMYVIETQKVLDLKVNLMASYVIIPQTGFYNGTQNILLLDLGHFQMSSQSRKGLPQLSVCSSNIEDIMSRAYDSFDIQLSSLQFLYSKPDGDWKKARKQKQSLLHILEPVDLKVDFSRAMVVKDSRMAKYKMSGELPLLSLRISDDKLRSVLELVESIPLPESRPAARSTGSSSTPRPKQFTPQLTPRRPLNLADQRSSVMFESCETISITSLGSEEDLFYDAPSSPIGDKPFFPDNPMPLRYGDLHKRKSLIKEDTQKNMTDFIMKFEISEFSVQLCRLSGGQEVTVLHLDIEGLGTELKLRTFDMTSNTYLREICLKCPEYMDSEDKQVQLITTLDNTEVDLLTLEYIKADKNGPEFKSLHNNTEQLIKVTFSSLDVHLHTEALLNTMNFLNNLLPPSTKKEGGQEELPTIPEEEEVEAEREGEKKEGAALTRKRSTKSSKFKDVVNLHIRADLRCLKVFIRGQKARISEISIEGLVSEVLMRKKDMEVLANLKNIVILDCDKDALYKKAVSIADKEVFAFRMVNYTDATEGDAYLDMSKVDTLVTLTVGCIQVIFLNKFVSSILAFINNFQEAKEALAEVTVQAAEKAASGVKELAERSTRIALNVHFNAPVIFLPQSSSSSNVIVADLGLLSVKNRFSKQPFKSDAKIPPVVDIMTVKLTDLKMYRTTYINGGFQGETQLLKPVSLDLEIQRNLSSNWYHSIPDIEITAHLKPMSLILSQDDMIVVLRTLSENLSEKSDAVPPSAPPPTTDHSSDSVSNKESQGSGTTGPTSSNTVVIAAVVETQKNSKLKNTLKLDFKFDSMTLVVFSPNGNEIQLLDSHDEQLKLAEFTLGTISTSVHMYSDGSMKASVRLAACLLDDKRPRIKMVTPRMMAMRPGAEDNMMVEVNYRQGREGTTLDTVVQDVYLCASMEFLLTVADIFLKATQQGFAEVPQHKSSSAAGEKKNINSSVTSKESTAPPAVVSKTEMNVVVRNPEIVFVADLTRADAPALVMTTQCELVMKSGAEGSQMTAVIKDLKVVACPFLREKRKNNVTTVLQPCQVFFKSTQTPTTPQAMEVSINALTLKVSPIIINTVITIQSALTPAAETPEELDSPVPVDLWEKQGWKELKLWFLEEEGDEDTRSLVPLIPQGESLEVTIKSICLTLEAGVGHRTVPMLLAKSSFQGDVTNWSTLINLHSELNLEVHYYNEMMGVWEPLLEPLEDETRDGFRPWRLELKMKKKPVKYTGLSDEVDYNVPDYKTVIVISSKDQLNITLSKCGLAMLSNLGTAFAEAAKQTSECFQKDEAPFVVKNHLGLPVAVRHSEMFCPIGHKNTNCIVKLQDGETLGMDYSTTTESDQFSAMISLSGKDYFIQPTPVGHTSASVIPLIKVGRGMYSVMHKESGVTRFLVCQISSVEGSKYIKIRSPFQIINHFTIPIRVFEGSTCLGPALPTEEFCVPLDSYRSELSLQPITEDDDDNQLAQFECSEGFSYEDFSNQQPETRLQQTCRRRGNQGGVMMINIVPVKDTVTFKHTGDIGENFDVPFVLHLWPSVLLRNLLPYPITYELKDSGASAPEATLDPGHSAQLQTAVINQSRLSLRLLNYLAQDWSSEYSLQSDQEEITFIVFQSLREDDEDECDGTERKRAELDIAVHVKYDHGQTVIAIHSPYWMVNKTGRLLQYKADDIHRKHPLDYDMPLLFSFKPRYFLRNNKVSLMISDSELSDDFSLDTVGSHGDVKCKGRYKDYLVGVKIDASSFSLTRIVTFVPFYMLVNRTKHSVFICEEGQDNWTEAQPEQSAIPFWPENDTKRLKIKVEGCLSPPRTIDFTRPENCLLLRLDNSVGGITVDVNLSEHSATIRFSEYHDGAAPFLIINHTKDQTLQIHQSNRTETTWVADELLDLSFSVEEDSSQKATEQEELEPGKAVHYTWAEPTGSRELCWTCGTYSGKLKSEEDLRKDMNNEGKLFVISFYEGLQRVVLFTEEQRIYKLLCESEKAQLAEQEIILSLKSMGVSLVNNSSSQEVSFIGITSSDVVWEIKPKKKNRWKTMSTKEAEMLENSFKEYIESSPVDNAIVDLEHSYQVSFTPNGMDMRMLEPCDAPLRRHFLPGVKVEYSVSPRQRSYRVQIHRIQIQNQLPGAIFPYVFYPVKLPKSITMDSEPKPLTDISIVTRAAGRSDISRIKYFKVLIQEMDLKLDLGFLYAILDMFTPENASITTSEQEVELFEKDIEYIKTELNHVSAADTTPISLYEYFHISPIKLHLSFSLSTGGEDGLKEKRDTELIPVQSLNLLLKSIGATLTDVQDVVFKLAFFELTFQFCTTQQLQWEVIRHYSKQAIKQMYVLVLGLDVLGNPFGLIRGLSEGVEAFFYEPYQGAIQGPEEFVEGMALGVKALVGGAVGGIAGAASRITGAMAKGVAAITMDEEYQQKRREAMNKQPSGLREGLTRGGKGLVSGFVSGITGIVTKPIKGAQKEGAAGFFKGVGKGLVGAVARPTGGIIDMASSTFQGIKRAAETSQDVESLRPPRFIHEDGVIRPYKEREGIGSQMLQKIENGRFAKYRYFAHAKVNDSDFLMITKRGIFFVTKGTFGQLTCEWQYLFEEFTKEPMIVEDRRLRIEAKERVKSVFHAKEFGKIINFKTPEIAKWVLAKLEDARESLPKY; encoded by the exons agaaCCCCAAGTTAGAGAAGCAGGACACCTTTGTGGAAAAGCTTGTCACTCAGGTCATCAAAAACCTGCAAGTCAAGATCTCTAACATCCATGTACGGTATGAGGACGAT GTCACCAATCCAAACTGTCCTCTGTCATTTGGAGTGTCACTTAAAAACCTTAGCCTTCAG acagcTGATAAGAACTGGAAACCCAGTCTTTTGGATGAAAATTCCAGGCTTTTCTTCAAG CTGGTTCGACTAGACAGCTTGTTTGCCTACTGGAATGTCAACTCAGCGCTCTTCTCCAATCACAGTGCAGATGAGGCCTTG CGATGTCTCCAGAGCAGCATGGAAATCCACAGCTCTCTTCCTGCCAGCCATGACTTCA TTTTTCGTCCGATATCAGCGGATGCTAAACTACGGATGAATCCCAGGTCAGACGTGGACTTCTCCTCTCCTAAAGTGGACCTGATGGTCAATCTCAGTGAGGTGGCCATTGAACTCAATAGACCCcag TACATTAGCATCTTGGAGTTGCTGGGCTCAGTGGATATGATGTCCCGGAACCTGCCATACAGGAAGTACAGACCCATGGTCCATGTTCACAAGAATGCTCGTATATG GTGGAAGTATGTGATTACAGGCATCCTTGAGGTAGATGTGAAGCCACGTCTCCATATGTGGTCATGGCAGCACATTCGCAGACACCGGCGGACGGTCAAAAAATACAGAGAGCTCTACAAGACAAAGATCACCAGCAAGAAACCCAGCGAGGAGCTGCTCAAACAACTAGAG GAGCCTGAGAAGACCTTGGATATTTTTAACATCACATTGGCCAGGCAACAGGCTGAAGTGGAG GCAAGCAAGGCAGGCCTGCGTATTTACCGCCCAGGGttaaagatggaggaggaggaatctGAGGGTTGGTTCAGCTGGATGTGGAGCTGGGGAGGAGAggctgaaacacaaaaaaaagaagtcaagaCTGGAG GTTTTGATGAGCTCTTAACCCCTGCTGAGAAAGCCAAACTCTACACTGCCATTGGATACAGTGAAATTGCTGCTAATCCCAACCTGCCAAAGAAT tttgaGGACATGAAGGTCAACTTCCACATGGAGAGGCTGTCTGTGTCCATCAAAGACAACAAGGACAAAAATGAGATCATCAGGCTGACTGTTGGAGAACTCCAgtccacactcacacagagaccTGGAGCACAAGCTATcaa ACTCACAGCCCAGCTAAGTTTGTTCGAGGTCACTGGCCTGGCCAGTAAACGGCCTGCACCAACCCTCCTTTCATCAAGGAAGGCAGCTACAGGAGCAGGGACGCCACTGCTTTGCATCCTGTTTGAGACCAACCCGCTGGATGAGAGCGCTAACCAGCGGCTTCATGTTGAATCACAGCCCCTGGAAATTATCTATGATGCA ATAACCGTGAACAGCATGTCAGCATTCTTCATGCCTCCTGATGACCTGCAGCTGGATGAGCTCACCAACGCAACCCTGATGAAACTGGAACAGTTTAGGGACCGCACAGCCACTG GTCTAATGTATGTGATTGAAACACAGAAAGTTCTCGACCTAAAGGTGAACTTGATGGCCTCCTACGTCATCATTCCACAGACTGGATTTTACAACGGCACCCAGAACATCCTGCTTTTGGATCTTGGTCATTTCCAG atgtCCAGTCAAAGCAGGAAGGGTCTgcctcagctgtcagtttgCTCCAGCAACATTGAAGACATCATGTCAAGAGCATATGACAGCTTTGACATACAGCTTAGTAGCCTGCAGTTCCTTTATAGCAAACCAG ATGGTGACTGGAAAAAGGCCcgaaaacagaaacagtcactGCTCCACATCCTAGAGCCAGTGGATCTAAAAGTGGATTTCAGCAGGGCGATGGTCGTCAAAGACTCCCGCATGGCAAA GTACAAGATGTCTGGGGAGCTTCCTCTGCTGTCTCTACGTATTTCTGATGATAAACTTCGAAGTGTTTTGGAGCTGGTTGAAAGTATCCCCCTGCCTGAGAGCAGACCTGCTGCACGCAGCACTGGTTCCTCCTCCACTCCAAGG ccaAAACAGTTCACGCCCCAGCTCACTCCCAGAAGACCTCTCAACTTAGCTGACCAGCGCTCCTCAGTCATGTTCGAGTCATGTGAGACCATTAGCATCACCTCTTTGG GGTCAGAGGAAGATTTGTTCTACGATGCTCCCAGCTCTCCCATTGGTGATAAACCATTCTTCCCAGACAATCCCATGCCGCTGCGCTATGGCGACttgcacaaaagaaaaagcctTATCAAGGAAGACACTCAGAAGAACATGACTGACTTCATCATGAAGTTTGAAATCAGTGAG TTTTCTGTTCAGTTGTGTCGTCTGTctggaggtcaggaggtcacAGTGCTCCATTTGGACATAGAAGGTCTGGGCACTGAGCTGAAGCTGCGCACCTTTGACATGACATCAAATACGTACCTTCGAGAGATCTGCCTCAAGTGTCCTGAATACATGG ATTCTGAAGACAAGCAGGTTCAGCTGATAACCACCTTAGACAACACGGAGGTTGACTTGCTCACTTTGGAATATATCAAA GCTGATAAGAATGGCCCTGAGTTCAAGTCTCTACACAACAATACAGAGCAGCTCATCAAG GTGACCTTTTCATCCCTGGATGTTCATCTACATACAGAGGCTCTCCTCAATACCATGAACTTCCTCAACAACCTCCTTCCTCCATCCACTaagaaggagggagggcagGAAGAACTCCCCACTATCcctgaggaagaagaggtggaagcggagagggagggagagaagaaggagggggCTGCTTTAACCAGGAAAAGAA gtACAAAGAGTTCAAAGTTTAAAGATGTGGTGAATCTGCATATCAGGGCCGATCTCCGCTGTCTGAAGGTTTTCATTCGGGGACAGAAAGCCAGAATCTCTGAGATCAGTATTGAGG GTCTTGTTTCTGAGGTCCTGATGAGGAAGAAGGATATGGAGGTTCTGGCCAACCTGAAGAACATTGTGATCCTAGACTGTGATAAAGACGCCTTATATAAGAAG GCTGTGTCTATAGCAGATAAGGAAGTGTTTGCATTCCGCATGGTGAACTACACAGATGCAACAGAAGGAGACGCCTATCTGGACATGTCTAAAGTTGACACGCTTGTTACACTAACTGTGGGATGCATTCAGGTCATCTTCCTCAACAAGTTTGTCTCTTCAATATTG GCATTCATCAATAATTTCCAGGAGGCCAAAGAGGCTCTGGCCGAGGTGACAGTCCAAGCTGCAGAAAAGGCAGCGTCAGGTGTGAAGGAGCTGGCTGAGCGAAGCACCCGAATCGCTCTTAACGTCCACTTCAATGCGCCAGTCATCTTCCTCCCCcagtcctcctcttcctccaacGTCATTGTAGCTGACCTCGGTCTGCTGTCTGTCAAGAACCGTTTTTCCAAGCAGCCATTTAAAAGTGATGCTAAGATCCCGCCTGTTGTGGATATAATGACTGTGAAACTGACTGACCTCAAGATGTACAG GACCACATACATAAATGGAGGGTTTCAGGGAGAGACCCAACTGCTGAAGCCAGTCAGCCTGGACTTGGAAATCCAGAGAAATCTTTCATCCAACTGGTATCACAGCATACCTGACATAGAGATCACTGCTCATCTAAAGCCCATGAGT CTGATCCTCAGCCAGGATGACATGATAGTGGTCCTAAGGACTCTGAGTGAGAACCTGTCAGAGAAGTCTGATGCTGTCCCaccctcagctcctccacctaCCACTGACCACTCCTCAGACTCTGTATCTAACAAAGAGTCCCAGGGCTCTGGAACCACTGGACCAACCAGCA GTAACACTGTGGTGATAGCTGCTGTTGTCGAGACCCAGAAAAACAGCAAGCTGAAGAACACACTCAAATTAGACTTCAAGTTCGATTCCATGACGCTGGTTGTGTTCAGCCCTAATGGGAATGAG ATACAGCTGTTGGACTCGCATGATGAGCAGCTGAAGCTGGCAGAATTTACTCTGGGCACCATCTCTACCTCCGTTCACATGTACTCTGATGGTTCGATGAAGGCCTCAGTCCGACTCGCTGCCTGCCTTCTTGATGACAAGAGACCCAGAATCAAGATGGTCACCCCAAG GATGATGGCGATGCGTCCAGGTGCAGAAGACAACATGATGGTGGAGGTGAACTATCGTCAGGGCCGTGAAGGCACCACGTTGGACACAGTGGTGCAAGATGTGTACTTGTGTGCCAGCATGGAGTTCCTGCTCACTGTGGCAGATATCTTTCTCAAGGCCACCCAGCAGGGTTTTGCTGAAGTGCCGCAACACAAGAGCAGTtctgcagcaggagagaaaaagaacattaaCTCCTCTGTCACATCTAAAGAGTCCA ctgcacCTCCAGCTGTGGTGTCAAAGACAGAGATGAATGTTGTGGTGCGTAACCCGGagattgtgtttgtggctgACCTGACGCGTGCTGATGCCCCAGCCCTGGTAATGACCACGCAGTGTGAACTAGTGATGAAAAGTGGAGCAGAGGGATCACAGATGACTGCTGTTATCAAGGACCTTAAG GTAGTGGCATGTCCCTTcttgagagagaagaggaaaaacaatgtGACTACAGTGCTGCAGCCGTGCCAGGTGTTCTTCAAGAGTACTCAGACCCCAACCACCCCTCAAGCTATGGAGGTTTCCATCAATGCTCTCACACTGAAG GTATCTCCAATCATCATTAACACAGTGATCACCATCCAGTCGGCACTGACTCCCGCAGCGGAGACCCCTGAGGAGCTGGATAGTCCTGTTCCTGTTGACCTGTGGGAGAAACAGGGCTGGAAGGAGCTCAAACTCTGGTTCCTAGAGGAAGAGGGGGACGAGGACACAAGGTCACTGGTCCCACTGATACCACAGGGAGAGTCATTAGAG GTTACCATCAAATCAATCTGTCTGACACTGGAGGCTGGTGTGGGACATCGCACTGTCCCCATGCTTCTGGCCAAGTCCTCCTTCCAAGGAGACGTCACAAACTGGTCCACACTCATTAACTTACACAGTGAACTaaacctggag GTTCACTATTACAATGAGATGATGGGAGTGTGGGAACCTCTGCTGGAACCCTTAGAGGATGAGACAAGAGATGGTTTCAGACCATGGAGACTTGAACTGAAG ATGAAGAAAAAGCCAGTGAAGTACACGGGTTTGTCAGATGAAGTGGATTACAATGTTCCAGACTATAAGACAGTCATTGTCATCAGCAGTAAAGACCAGCTCAACATCACACTCTCCAAATGTGGATTGGCCATGCTGAGCAACCTGGGCACG GCATTTGCAGAGGCCGCCAAACAGACATCCGAGTGCTTCCAGAAGGATGAAGCTCCATTTGTGGTGAAAAACCATCTGGGCCTGCCAGTGGCTGTCCGGCACAGTGAGATGTTTTGTCCCATCGGCCATAAGAACACCAACTGTATTGTTAAGCTGCAGGATGGGGAAACCCTCGGGATGGACTATTCAACCACAACAGAGTCCGACCAGTTCTCCGCCATGATCTCCTTGAGTGGAAAGGACTACTTCATACAGCCTA ctccagTGGGCCACACCTCAGCCAGTGTGATCCCCCTGATCAAGGTGGGCAGAGGAATGTACAGTGTAATGCACAAAGAGTCAGGAGTCACACGTTTCCTGGTGTGTCAGATTTCCTCTGTGGAGGGCAGCAAGTACATCAAGATCCGCTCTCCTTTCCAG ATCATCAATCATTTCACAATACCAATCAGAGTTTTTGAAGGATCAACATGTCTGGGTCCAGCTCTCCCCACTGAAGAGTTCTGTGTGCCTCTGGACTCATACAG GTCTGAGCTGAGCCTTCAGCCGATAACAGAGGACGACGATGACAATCAGTTGGCGCAGTTTGAGTGCTCAGAGGGTTTCAGTTATGAAGACTTCAGCAACCAGCAGCCTGAGACACGACTCCAGCAGACCTGCCGTCGCCGTGGAAACCAGGGTGGTGTGATGATGATCAACATTGTGCCAGTAAAGGACACTGTGACATTCAAACATACCGGAGATATTGGGGAGAACTTCGATGTACCCTTTGTGCTTCACCTGTGGCCTTCAGTCCTGCTACGCAACCTGCTGCCTTATCCCATCACCTACGAACTAAAG GACAGTGGTGCCTCTGCTCCTGAGGCCACTCTGGACCCAGGCCACTCTGCCCAGCTACAAACCGCAGTCATCAACCAGTCAAGACTTAGTCTCCGCCTGCTGAACTACTTGGCTCAGGACTGGTCCTCTGAGTACAG TCTCCAGAGTGACCAGGAAGAGATCACCTTCATCGTGTTCCAGTCTCTACGAGAGGATGACGAAGATGAATGTGATGGGACGGAGAGGAAGAGGGCTGAGTTAGACATAGCAGTGCATGTTAAATATGACCATGGGCAGACAGTGATTGCCATCCACTCACCGTATTGGATGGTGAATAAGACAGGCAGGTTGCTGCAGTATAAGGCTGATGATATCCACCGTAAACACCCCCTGGACTACGACATGCCCCTGCTCTTCTCCTTCAAGCCTCGGTATTTCCTGAGAAACAACAAG GTCAGCCTTATGATTTCAGACAGTGAACTCTCTGATGATTTCTCCCTGGATACAGTTGGTAGCCATGGAGATGTGAAATGTAAAGGCAGATATAAAGATTACCTG GTTGGTGTGAAGATTGATGCGAGCAGTTTCAGTCTGACCCGCATCGTGACCTTTGTGCCATTTTACATGCTGGTCAACAGAACCAAGCACAGTGTCTTCATCTGTGAAGAGGGGCAGGACAACTGGACTGAGGCACAGCCAGAACAG TCCGCTATTCCTTTCTGGCCTGAGAACGACACCAAGCGGCTAAAGATCAAAGTGGAAGGTTGTTTGTCACCTCCTCGGACTATTGACTTCACACGACCAGAGAACTGCCTGTTGCTGCGTCTCGACAACTCT GTGGGTGGGATCACTGTAGATGTGAACCTATCAGAGCACTCAGCCACAATCCGATTCTCAGAGTACCACGACGGCGCGGCTCCTTTCCTCATCATCAACCATACCAAAGACCAGACTCTTCAGATTCATCAGAG CAACCGGACAGAAACCACGTGGGTGGCTGACGAGCTGCTCGACCTCTCCTTCTCAGTGGAGGAGGACAG CTCTCAGAAGGCaacagagcaggaggagctggagcctGGGAAAGCTGTGCACTACACCTGGGCTGAACCCACCGGGTCCCGAGAGCTTTGCTGGACGTGTGGCACCTATAGCGGGAAGCTGAAGAGTGAGGAG GACCTCCGCAAGGACATGAACAATGAGGGAAAACTGTTTGTGATCTCCTTCTATGAAG GTCTGCAGCGCGTTGTGCTGTTCACTGAGGAGCAGCGTATCTACAAGCTGCTCTGTGAGAGCGAGAAGGCCCAGCTGGCTGAACAGGAAATCATCCTGTCGCTGAAGAGCATGGGTGTGTCTCTggtcaacaacagcagcagccaggaggTTTCCTTTATTGGGATCACAAG CTCTGATGTGGTGTGGGAAATAAAGCCTAAGAAAAAGAATCGGTGGAAGACTATGAGCACTAAAGAAGCGGAAATGTTGGAGAACAGTTTCAAAGAGTACATTGAATCTTCACCTGTTGACAATGCCATTGTCGACCTGGAACACAGCTACCAG GTGTCCTTTACTCCCAATGGCATGGATATGCGGATGCTGGAGCCGTGTGACGCTCCTCTCAGGAGGCACTTCCTGCCTGGGGTGAAGGTGGAGTACAGCGTCTCACCACGACAGAGATCTTACCGTGTCCAAATCCACCGCATACAG ATCCAGAATCAGCTGCCAGGAGCCATCTTCCCCTACGTATTTTACCCTGTAAAACTGCCAAAGTCTATCACCATGGACTCAG AACCCAAACCTCTGACTGATATCAGCATTGTAACCCGAGCAGCAGGACGCTCTGATATCTCTCGCATcaa GTATTTCAAGGTCTTGATTCAAGAGATGGATCTGAAGCTCGACCTGGGCTTCCTGTACGCCATCCTGGACATGTTTACCCCTGAGAATGCCAGCATCACGACCTCAGAACAGGAG GTGGAACTGTTTGAGAAGGATATAGAGTATATAAAGACAGAACTGAAccatgtttctgctgctgacacCACTCCTATCAGTCTCTATGAGTACTTCCACATTTCCCCCATCAAG CTGCACCTGAGTTTCTCTCTGAGCACGGGAGGAGAAGATGGcctgaaggagaagagagacacGGAACTCATCCCTGTCCAGTCCCTCAACCTGCTGCTGAAGAGTATTGGAGCAACTCTCACTGATGTGCAGGATGTTGTCTTCAA GCTGGCCTTCTTTGAATTGACCTTCCAGTTTTGCACCACTCAGCAGCTACAGTGGGAGGTCATCAGACATTATTCTAAACAG gCTATTAAACAGATGTATGTGCTGGTGCTGGGCCTGGATGTGCTTGGAAACCCCTTTGGGTTGATCAGAGGACTGTCAGAGGGAGTGGAGGCTTTCTTCTACGAACCCTATCAG GGAGCCATCCAGGGGCCAGAGGAGTTTGTTGAAGGAATGGCTCTTGGTGTGAAGGCTCTGGTGGGAGGAGCAGTAG GGGGTATAGCAGGTGCGGCCTCCAGGATAACAGGTGCCATGGCAAAGGGTGTCGCTGCCATAACAATGGACGAGGAGTACCAGCAGAAGAGACGAGAAGCTATGAACAAACAGCCCAGTGGCCTGAGAGAGGGGCTGACCAGGGGTGGAAAAGGActtgtgtct ggaTTTGTCAGTGGGATCACAGGGATTGTTACCAAACCTATTAAAG GAGCCCAGAAGGAGGGTGCAGCAGGTTTCTTTAAAGGTGTTGGAAAAGGTCTGGTTGGTGCAGTAGCCAGACCTACAGGGGGCATTATTGACATGGCCAGCAGTACCTTCCAGGGGATCAAGAG gGCAGCAGAGACTTCACAGGATGTTGAATCTCTTCGTCCTCCTCGCTTCATCCACGAGGATGGTGTCATACGACCATATAAGGAGAGGGAAGGCATCGGCAGTCAGATGCTCCAG AAAATTGAGAATGGACGTTTTGCCAAGTACAGATACTTTGCTCATGCCAAGGTCAATGATTCTGACTTCCTCATGATCACTAAGAG GGGCATTTTTTTTGTGACCAAAGGCACATTTGGCCAGTTGACCTGTGAATGGCAGTATCTGTTTGAAGAGTTCACCAAGGAGCCGATGATTGTAGAGGACCGCCGACTTCGCATTGAGGCCAAG GAGAGAGTAAAGTCAGTCTTCCATGCCAAGGAGTTTGGGAAGATCATAAACTTCAAAACTCCTGAGATAGCCAAG TGGGTTCTTGCCAAACTAGAGGACGCGAGAGAGAGCTTACCCAAATACTGA